From Mycolicibacterium nivoides, a single genomic window includes:
- a CDS encoding NDMA-dependent alcohol dehydrogenase, producing MTCRAAVLRGVGQDWEITDVTLDPPREGEVLVKMAASGICHTDDHFASGDSVPSPEFVAMMEANGIAVPDFFPLIGGHEGAGVVAEVGPGVRSLKPGDRVGVSWIPSCGTCRFCASGLTYLCDQGAAIYAKEMVTDGTVRRHVGDEIPMAIAQLGTFAEYIVSPERSLIPIDDEIPFHAASLVSCGVTTGWGSATVSAGTEPGDTVVVIGTGGVGMNALQGARAVGAGNVVGVDPVEFKRDAAPSFGATHTVESVEAAIPLVQELTRGVMADRVIITAGVVHVDLLAPAMMLTRKGGTCVLTGLVPNGEVMVPLVLAEMTLSHKRLQGALYGGMNPRASMPMLLDMYRNGHLKLDELVTRRYRLDQINDAITDMREGRNIRGVIEFD from the coding sequence ATGACGTGCCGGGCCGCAGTCTTGCGTGGCGTCGGCCAGGACTGGGAGATTACCGACGTCACGCTCGATCCACCCCGTGAGGGTGAGGTCCTGGTGAAGATGGCGGCGTCGGGGATCTGCCATACCGACGACCATTTCGCGTCCGGGGACAGCGTCCCGTCCCCGGAGTTCGTGGCAATGATGGAGGCCAACGGGATTGCGGTGCCCGATTTCTTTCCCCTCATCGGCGGCCACGAGGGCGCCGGCGTGGTCGCGGAGGTCGGGCCCGGTGTTCGATCTCTGAAACCTGGTGATCGGGTGGGAGTTTCATGGATTCCGTCGTGCGGAACGTGCCGGTTCTGCGCGTCCGGCCTGACGTATCTGTGTGACCAGGGCGCCGCGATATACGCCAAGGAGATGGTCACCGACGGCACGGTGCGCCGTCACGTCGGCGACGAAATACCCATGGCCATTGCCCAACTCGGCACCTTTGCCGAATACATCGTCAGCCCCGAACGATCGCTGATCCCTATCGATGACGAGATCCCGTTCCACGCCGCGTCGCTGGTGTCGTGCGGGGTCACGACGGGCTGGGGGTCAGCCACGGTGTCGGCAGGCACGGAACCCGGCGACACCGTCGTCGTGATCGGCACCGGCGGCGTCGGCATGAACGCCCTGCAAGGTGCTCGTGCGGTCGGTGCCGGGAACGTGGTGGGTGTGGATCCGGTCGAGTTCAAGCGCGATGCGGCACCGTCATTCGGTGCGACCCACACCGTCGAATCGGTCGAGGCCGCCATCCCGCTGGTACAGGAGTTGACCCGCGGTGTGATGGCCGATCGGGTAATCATCACCGCCGGCGTCGTGCACGTCGATCTGCTCGCTCCGGCGATGATGCTGACCCGCAAGGGGGGGACCTGCGTGCTCACCGGCCTGGTCCCGAATGGCGAGGTGATGGTACCCCTGGTGCTCGCCGAGATGACCTTGTCGCACAAGCGGCTTCAGGGTGCGCTCTACGGCGGCATGAACCCGCGCGCGAGCATGCCCATGCTGCTGGACATGTACCGCAACGGCCACCTGAAGCTCGATGAACTGGTGACCCGGCGGTATCGCCTCGATCAGATCAACGACGCGATCACCGACATGCGCGAGGGACGCAACATCCGCGGGGTGATCGAGTTCGACTAG
- a CDS encoding DUF7059 domain-containing protein → MSGTGGGVDAGLVDAIGADLRSAGFTTDGVAELLGADANAALSRGVWWPALRATHAAPAGRQRLGVLVRLLLLGTGETPQLVEAAFPSTDLRTLAANGVLEFDGDKVRAALDIRPHSDGVRDFYVVSDQDAAVRRGPLRHDHVLGIGGASVSLARAVTRNPVGRALDLGTGCGIQALHLNAHCDEIVATDTNERALALAAMTARLGGMSWDLRHGSLFEPVAGERFDLIVSNPPFVVGSGSRDYIYRDSGLAGDALCQSLIEQVGDHLSPGGTAHIMANWIVRDGKEGQTWRQRVSGWLAGTGLHAWVVQRELADPVSYVSLWLADAGEDLERQAQRGGQWLDWFTEQGIAGIGMGMISLRVPRDGERPEQILEEITGADEALTGPEVDAFFARRAYLRDTTDDALLAARLSTAPVFLEEQSLPGPEGWQEVGAAVRRPGGPAAVIGVDEVLRALLAGCRGEVPLGTLIELLAAHHGVDSDALAQAALPEVREAIGRGILYQAE, encoded by the coding sequence TTGAGCGGGACTGGGGGAGGCGTCGACGCTGGCCTTGTCGATGCGATCGGTGCCGACCTTCGTTCGGCCGGTTTCACCACCGACGGCGTGGCCGAACTCCTGGGCGCCGATGCCAACGCCGCGCTGAGCCGGGGTGTGTGGTGGCCGGCCCTGCGGGCGACCCACGCCGCGCCGGCCGGTCGTCAGCGGCTGGGTGTGTTGGTGCGTCTGCTGCTGTTGGGCACCGGGGAAACACCGCAGCTGGTCGAGGCGGCGTTCCCGTCGACAGACCTACGGACGCTGGCCGCCAACGGGGTTCTCGAGTTCGACGGTGACAAGGTGCGGGCTGCCCTGGACATCCGCCCGCACAGTGACGGGGTCCGCGACTTCTACGTGGTGTCCGATCAGGACGCCGCCGTGCGGCGCGGGCCGTTGCGCCACGATCATGTGCTGGGTATCGGCGGGGCATCGGTGTCACTGGCCCGTGCGGTCACGCGTAATCCCGTCGGCCGCGCGCTCGATCTCGGCACCGGATGCGGTATCCAGGCTCTGCATCTGAACGCGCACTGCGACGAGATCGTCGCGACCGACACCAACGAGCGGGCGCTGGCATTGGCCGCGATGACCGCGCGGCTGGGCGGCATGTCGTGGGATCTGCGGCACGGCAGCCTGTTCGAGCCGGTGGCCGGTGAGCGTTTCGACCTGATCGTGTCGAACCCGCCGTTCGTGGTGGGCTCCGGTTCGCGTGACTACATCTACCGCGACTCAGGTCTTGCCGGGGATGCGTTGTGCCAGAGCCTCATCGAGCAGGTCGGCGATCATCTGTCGCCGGGCGGCACCGCGCACATCATGGCCAACTGGATCGTGCGGGACGGTAAAGAAGGCCAGACCTGGCGCCAACGTGTTTCTGGCTGGCTGGCCGGCACCGGCCTGCACGCCTGGGTGGTGCAGCGGGAACTGGCCGACCCGGTCAGCTATGTGTCGCTGTGGCTGGCCGATGCCGGCGAGGATCTCGAACGGCAGGCGCAGCGGGGCGGGCAATGGCTCGACTGGTTCACCGAGCAGGGCATCGCCGGTATCGGCATGGGCATGATCTCGCTGCGGGTCCCGCGTGACGGGGAACGGCCCGAGCAGATCCTCGAGGAGATCACCGGCGCCGACGAGGCGCTCACCGGCCCGGAGGTGGACGCGTTCTTCGCCCGGCGGGCCTACCTGCGCGACACCACCGACGACGCGCTGCTGGCGGCCCGGCTGTCCACGGCGCCGGTTTTCCTGGAGGAGCAGTCGCTCCCCGGACCAGAGGGCTGGCAGGAGGTCGGGGCCGCGGTGCGCCGCCCGGGCGGCCCGGCCGCGGTGATCGGGGTCGACGAGGTGCTGCGGGCGCTGCTGGCCGGTTGTCGCGGCGAGGTGCCGCTGGGCACGTTGATCGAGCTGCTCGCCGCCCATCACGGGGTGGATTCCGATGCCCTGGCGCAGGCCGCGCTGCCAGAGGTCCGTGAGGCGATCGGTCGCGGAATCCTCTACCAGGCGGAGTGA
- a CDS encoding TetR/AcrR family transcriptional regulator — translation MSVARRRFAAEGTIAPTLDEVRREAEVSVGSLYHHFPDKPALAAAVYAQLMAEYQVGFLAMLREQATAEDGIRGGVRNHLNWVAAHRGEAALLLGDRLDSPELRVANQNFFATIRDWWRPHHAYGALVDMRPGITAALWLGPAQEYARYWVAGDTADMDSDVVETFADAAWKALQARPVEEVS, via the coding sequence ATATCGGTTGCGCGTCGACGTTTCGCGGCCGAGGGGACAATCGCCCCGACGCTGGATGAGGTGCGGCGTGAGGCCGAGGTGAGCGTCGGATCGCTCTACCATCACTTCCCCGACAAGCCCGCATTGGCGGCGGCGGTCTACGCACAGCTCATGGCCGAGTACCAGGTGGGTTTCCTGGCCATGCTGCGCGAACAGGCCACCGCCGAAGACGGGATCCGTGGCGGTGTCCGCAACCATCTGAACTGGGTGGCGGCCCACCGCGGTGAGGCGGCTCTTCTGCTGGGCGATCGGCTGGACAGCCCGGAGCTGCGCGTTGCCAACCAGAACTTCTTCGCGACCATCCGGGACTGGTGGCGCCCGCACCACGCCTACGGGGCGCTGGTGGACATGCGGCCGGGTATCACGGCCGCCCTGTGGCTCGGTCCCGCACAGGAGTACGCCCGCTACTGGGTAGCCGGCGATACCGCCGACATGGACAGCGACGTCGTCGAGACATTCGCCGATGCGGCATGGAAAGCACTGCAGGCCAGACCAGTTGAGGAGGTCTCGTGA
- a CDS encoding HNH endonuclease signature motif containing protein — protein MFELLDRQALGELTDAALIDAVEHRTRAEAVEAAGRLAVIAEIVARHCDDEDDASAHRTIDGWETATAAVSAACNLSRGAASAQMRIAQALRERLPKVAAVFARGDISAKVVSTITWRTQLVTDDDALALIDTALAGAATTYGALTATKAEQAIDVWVEKFDPAAVRKTRTAARERDIHFGDPDDPNGTVSIWGRLLATDAALIKNLLNTMTRGVCDNDPRTIGQRRSDALGAIGAGADHLTCQCGTPDCEATGIDPRSRAVVIHLLAEVLPESATSAHSDEEAQTPAGPAQLPRDPRIHGRPDPSDYPADRTPAVSGSPAVILGGGVVPVPLLAELIATGATVKHVTHPEDLTAQPHYRPSTKLATFVQMRDLVCMFPGCGVAAHNCDLDHTTPWPAGATHPGNLGPKCRTHHLIKTFETGENGWADVQHPDGSHTWTAPTGHTYQTTPFSQILFPGRTSHTPSPPAKSTPTPTVDRHMRMPVRQRTRQQSRTQRINTERRLNAELDKPPPY, from the coding sequence GTGTTCGAATTGCTCGATCGGCAGGCGCTCGGTGAACTCACCGACGCCGCGCTGATCGATGCTGTCGAGCACCGCACCCGCGCCGAAGCGGTCGAGGCCGCCGGGCGGCTGGCCGTCATCGCCGAGATCGTGGCCCGCCACTGCGACGACGAAGACGACGCGTCCGCCCACCGGACGATCGACGGCTGGGAAACCGCGACCGCCGCTGTCAGCGCGGCCTGCAACCTCAGTCGCGGCGCCGCGTCCGCCCAGATGCGCATCGCCCAGGCATTGCGCGAACGGCTCCCCAAAGTCGCCGCCGTCTTCGCCCGCGGAGACATCTCGGCGAAAGTCGTCTCCACCATCACCTGGCGCACCCAGCTCGTCACCGACGATGACGCATTGGCACTGATCGACACCGCCCTGGCCGGCGCCGCCACCACCTACGGTGCGCTGACCGCGACCAAAGCCGAACAAGCCATCGACGTATGGGTGGAGAAGTTCGACCCCGCCGCCGTGCGGAAAACCCGTACCGCCGCCCGCGAGCGTGACATCCACTTCGGCGACCCTGACGATCCCAACGGCACCGTCTCCATCTGGGGACGGCTGCTGGCCACCGACGCGGCCCTGATCAAAAACCTGCTCAACACCATGACCCGAGGAGTGTGCGACAACGACCCGCGCACCATCGGGCAACGCCGCTCCGACGCACTGGGCGCCATCGGCGCCGGAGCCGATCACCTCACCTGCCAATGCGGCACCCCCGACTGCGAAGCCACCGGCATCGACCCCCGCTCCCGCGCTGTGGTGATCCACCTCCTCGCGGAAGTACTGCCCGAGTCCGCCACCAGCGCCCACAGCGATGAGGAGGCCCAGACACCCGCGGGCCCGGCACAACTACCCCGGGACCCACGCATCCACGGCAGACCCGACCCCAGCGACTACCCCGCCGATCGCACACCAGCCGTATCCGGGAGTCCCGCAGTCATTCTCGGCGGCGGGGTCGTGCCCGTGCCTCTGCTCGCCGAACTGATCGCCACCGGCGCCACCGTCAAACACGTCACCCACCCCGAGGACCTCACCGCCCAACCGCACTACCGGCCCTCGACAAAGCTGGCCACGTTCGTCCAAATGCGCGACCTCGTGTGCATGTTCCCCGGCTGCGGAGTAGCAGCCCACAATTGCGACCTCGACCACACCACTCCCTGGCCTGCCGGAGCCACCCACCCCGGCAACCTCGGACCGAAATGCCGAACCCACCACCTGATCAAGACCTTTGAGACCGGCGAAAACGGCTGGGCCGATGTTCAACACCCTGACGGCAGCCACACCTGGACCGCGCCGACCGGACACACCTACCAGACCACACCCTTCAGCCAGATTCTGTTCCCCGGCAGGACCAGCCACACTCCGTCTCCACCCGCGAAGTCGACCCCCACGCCCACCGTCGACCGGCACATGAGAATGCCGGTCCGTCAACGCACGCGCCAACAATCCCGCACCCAACGCATCAACACCGAACGCCGACTCAACGCCGAGCTCGACAAACCCCCTCCGTACTAG
- a CDS encoding enoyl-CoA hydratase/isomerase family protein: MDKPLYRSMVADGDDPDAPQRVLVDRGGDRAVVTLDEPDRLNVLSAPLVRQLRRALEDLAADNDIRAVVLTGADPGFSAGGDLRMMRAAIESRYEGEGTADVWRWIRREFGGIARLIAGSDTIFVAALNGPAAGVGLAWALTCDLTIASEKAVIVPAFARLGLIPEVGTSWALTRRLGYQGALAYYLKGEHIDAETAQRLGLVHEVVAHEKLLETADVWCSRVAALPPHAVAMAKPLLRAAADASWNDALTLEEFAEPTCFTTASFADSVETMLSGGTRPS; this comes from the coding sequence ATGGACAAGCCCTTGTATCGCAGCATGGTGGCCGACGGGGACGACCCGGACGCTCCACAACGGGTTCTCGTCGACCGCGGCGGTGATCGCGCGGTGGTGACTCTCGATGAACCCGACCGGCTGAACGTACTGTCCGCACCACTGGTCCGGCAGTTGCGCCGGGCTCTGGAAGATCTGGCTGCCGACAACGACATTCGCGCCGTGGTGCTGACGGGCGCCGATCCGGGCTTCAGCGCGGGCGGCGACCTGCGCATGATGCGGGCAGCCATCGAGAGCCGGTATGAGGGGGAGGGCACCGCGGACGTATGGCGCTGGATACGGCGTGAATTCGGTGGCATCGCCCGGCTCATCGCGGGTTCGGACACCATCTTCGTGGCCGCCCTCAACGGACCCGCGGCCGGCGTCGGGCTGGCCTGGGCGCTCACCTGCGATCTGACCATCGCCAGTGAGAAGGCAGTCATAGTGCCCGCCTTCGCGCGTCTCGGATTGATCCCGGAGGTCGGCACCAGCTGGGCGCTGACTCGGCGGCTCGGCTATCAGGGCGCGCTTGCCTACTACCTCAAAGGTGAGCACATCGACGCCGAAACCGCGCAGCGGCTGGGGCTGGTGCACGAGGTCGTCGCCCACGAGAAGCTGCTCGAAACCGCAGATGTGTGGTGCTCGCGAGTCGCTGCGCTGCCGCCGCACGCGGTCGCGATGGCCAAACCCCTGTTGCGCGCAGCGGCCGATGCCAGTTGGAACGATGCGCTCACGCTCGAGGAGTTCGCCGAACCGACCTGCTTCACCACCGCGTCCTTCGCCGACAGTGTCGAGACCATGTTGTCCGGCGGGACGCGTCCGAGCTAG
- a CDS encoding class I SAM-dependent methyltransferase, with protein MPDPQVTNWAAGRYQAVAERIAVIADEVVGAADGLRPVRDTAVVDLACGTGSAALAAAEAGAQVTGVDLTAELIAIAAERPGADAVQWVVADAAHTGLPDGGFSTVVSNMGIIFVEPTSLVAEVTRLLTPGGVFAFSTWVRDEAGNPFFTPIVETLGRPPAAVYSPDQWGDLDVVRSRLAAGFDDVQFETGSHTWQFDSVESAARFIADESPMHVDLLSRLDEPMRGRLLDAFTVALGAQADDEGRVSFDAPYAVVTARRKA; from the coding sequence ATGCCTGACCCACAAGTCACCAACTGGGCCGCCGGCCGCTACCAGGCCGTCGCCGAACGCATCGCAGTCATCGCCGATGAGGTCGTCGGCGCAGCAGATGGATTACGGCCGGTGCGTGACACCGCGGTCGTCGACCTGGCCTGCGGTACCGGAAGCGCGGCGCTGGCAGCCGCAGAAGCCGGCGCCCAGGTCACCGGCGTGGATCTCACCGCCGAGTTGATCGCCATCGCCGCCGAGCGGCCCGGTGCTGACGCGGTGCAGTGGGTGGTCGCCGACGCCGCGCACACCGGCCTGCCCGACGGCGGGTTCAGCACGGTGGTGTCGAACATGGGCATCATCTTCGTCGAGCCCACGAGCCTGGTCGCCGAGGTCACCCGGCTGCTGACCCCGGGCGGGGTGTTCGCGTTCTCCACCTGGGTCCGCGATGAGGCGGGCAACCCGTTCTTCACCCCGATCGTCGAGACCCTGGGCCGGCCGCCGGCCGCTGTGTATTCGCCTGATCAGTGGGGCGACCTCGACGTCGTGCGGTCTCGGCTCGCCGCCGGGTTCGACGATGTGCAATTCGAGACCGGTTCACATACCTGGCAATTCGACTCCGTCGAGTCCGCGGCCCGCTTCATCGCAGACGAATCACCGATGCATGTGGACCTGCTGAGTCGGCTGGACGAGCCGATGCGGGGCCGTCTGCTCGACGCGTTCACCGTCGCGCTGGGCGCACAGGCCGACGATGAGGGCCGGGTGTCCTTCGACGCACCGTATGCCGTGGTCACCGCGCGCCGCAAGGCATGA
- a CDS encoding SOS response-associated peptidase, with amino-acid sequence MCGRFAVTTDPALLAQKIQAIDESASSTASSGDKDVAGGNSAPNYNVAPTTTISSVVKRHAEPEDESTRRVRSMRWGLIPPWVKTAEGGGPDTKGPLLINARAEKVTTSPAFRNSAKNKRCLIPMDGWYEWKPNPGGDGKKTAKTPFYMYGADGELLFMAGLWTTWRPQGAPKDAPPLLSCTIITTDAAGPLAEIHDRMPLTISAPDWDRWMDPDAPIDEGLLRGHGDLDRIAVREVSRLVNSVRNNGPELIEPAEPEEMGLF; translated from the coding sequence ATGTGTGGACGTTTCGCGGTGACCACCGATCCGGCGCTGCTGGCGCAGAAAATCCAGGCCATCGACGAGAGCGCGTCGAGCACGGCGAGCTCTGGGGACAAGGATGTCGCGGGCGGCAACTCCGCCCCGAACTACAACGTGGCACCCACCACGACCATCAGCAGCGTCGTCAAACGGCACGCCGAACCCGAGGACGAGTCGACGCGCCGGGTCCGCTCGATGCGCTGGGGACTGATCCCGCCGTGGGTGAAAACCGCCGAGGGCGGCGGCCCGGACACCAAGGGCCCGCTGTTGATCAATGCGCGCGCCGAGAAGGTCACCACGTCGCCGGCATTCCGCAACTCCGCGAAGAACAAGCGCTGCCTGATCCCGATGGACGGCTGGTACGAGTGGAAACCGAATCCCGGTGGCGACGGAAAGAAGACTGCCAAGACCCCGTTCTACATGTACGGCGCCGACGGTGAGCTGCTGTTCATGGCCGGACTGTGGACCACGTGGCGCCCCCAGGGTGCGCCGAAGGACGCCCCGCCGCTGCTCAGTTGCACCATCATCACCACCGACGCCGCGGGCCCGCTCGCCGAGATCCACGACCGGATGCCGCTGACCATCAGCGCGCCGGACTGGGACCGCTGGATGGATCCCGACGCCCCGATCGACGAGGGCCTGCTGCGCGGTCATGGCGATCTGGACCGGATCGCGGTCCGCGAGGTGTCGCGCTTGGTCAACAGCGTCCGCAACAACGGCCCGGAGCTCATCGAGCCGGCCGAACCCGAAGAGATGGGGCTGTTTTGA